One window of the Fusobacterium animalis 7_1 genome contains the following:
- a CDS encoding dynamin family protein: MITKSKKEIIGAIMENYDEFIEKAGEFNEITNKIGLDYNLNLNNSSQLDKEIQRKADEIRNNVFKIFVTGEAKSGKSTFINAFLGIDLLPSGGAQCTSSIIEIKNGKEIKLIAKQIDGYKIEKFGEKAVKEFLNEKASILGNSKDENNVSIYKGVPFNIVNDMFLKVFKGRYNDSDIENFLKEEIVVKEKPSDLEQAEYNENVKNYIKKTNWETIIEKITIEYPADYLKEVTILDSPGVGAVGGFGEVTEKTIKEVDAIIFIKSIPGGAMDSLSFKKFFESVDDKKKDTTFLVLTFKNTQGVNVEERQKEAYEKFNELKRENIFFVDSLSELNFLNYKNFNDIDELEDFLAEDEIKEEDKKFKNEFASFSSFLRKNKKNNRPNNVDDFIEEMKKYSGIYEFKEKIDPFMYVAPFYKLKDFLEKLIKKSEEIRATLESIIKKAKENIGNPKELKKAIEKSITNIKELEDTLNNSVENLREKYISTNEDSIIKKQINEFKENFLKNIETKTSIEFMKSLIYPFKSFNTIIKEEIESFFENIEDIKTNIIECFFIEGNGILLKNKEMIDIKLEAILPKISEEEIENMFKEAKENSIKEVDNTSFLGEVANILTFGWWGRSIDKVPDIKKEKELIYENIKSKISEITPEIQREVMDDIKNGLKKYTEVVKSNLKDARSRLDSFSKQLEDTKKAEKAIEITKNIDIFYAESIKSLNESFDDVNAII; encoded by the coding sequence ATGATTACTAAAAGTAAAAAAGAAATTATAGGAGCTATTATGGAAAATTATGATGAGTTCATTGAGAAAGCAGGGGAATTTAATGAAATAACAAATAAAATAGGCTTAGATTACAACTTAAATTTAAATAATTCTTCGCAATTAGATAAAGAAATTCAAAGAAAAGCTGATGAAATTAGAAATAATGTATTTAAAATATTTGTTACAGGAGAGGCTAAAAGTGGAAAATCAACTTTTATAAATGCTTTTTTAGGAATTGATCTTCTTCCTTCTGGAGGAGCACAATGTACAAGTTCAATTATTGAAATAAAAAATGGTAAAGAAATAAAATTAATAGCTAAACAAATAGATGGGTATAAGATAGAAAAATTTGGAGAAAAAGCTGTAAAAGAATTTCTAAATGAAAAAGCTTCTATATTAGGAAATTCTAAAGATGAAAATAATGTATCAATATATAAAGGAGTTCCTTTTAATATAGTTAATGATATGTTTTTAAAAGTCTTTAAAGGTAGATATAATGATAGTGATATTGAAAACTTCTTAAAAGAGGAAATAGTTGTAAAAGAAAAACCTAGTGATCTTGAACAAGCTGAATATAATGAGAATGTTAAAAATTATATAAAGAAAACTAATTGGGAAACAATTATAGAAAAAATAACTATTGAATACCCAGCAGATTATCTAAAAGAAGTAACTATACTTGATAGTCCAGGAGTTGGTGCAGTAGGTGGATTTGGAGAAGTTACAGAAAAAACAATAAAAGAAGTTGACGCAATTATATTTATAAAATCTATTCCAGGTGGAGCTATGGATTCTCTTTCTTTTAAAAAATTCTTTGAAAGTGTTGATGATAAAAAAAAGGATACTACATTTTTAGTACTTACTTTTAAAAATACACAAGGAGTTAATGTTGAAGAAAGACAAAAAGAGGCTTATGAAAAATTTAATGAATTAAAAAGAGAAAATATATTTTTTGTTGATAGTCTTTCAGAATTAAACTTTTTAAATTATAAAAATTTTAATGACATTGATGAATTAGAGGATTTCCTTGCAGAAGATGAGATAAAAGAAGAAGATAAAAAATTTAAAAATGAATTTGCAAGTTTTAGTAGTTTTTTAAGAAAAAACAAAAAAAATAATAGACCAAATAATGTAGATGATTTTATAGAAGAGATGAAAAAATATTCAGGAATCTACGAATTTAAAGAAAAAATAGACCCATTTATGTATGTAGCTCCTTTTTATAAATTAAAAGATTTCTTAGAAAAATTAATAAAAAAATCAGAAGAAATTAGAGCAACACTTGAATCAATAATTAAGAAAGCTAAAGAAAATATAGGAAATCCAAAAGAATTAAAAAAAGCAATAGAAAAAAGTATTACAAATATTAAAGAATTAGAAGATACATTAAATAACTCTGTAGAAAATCTTAGAGAAAAATATATTAGCACAAATGAAGATTCTATTATAAAAAAGCAAATAAATGAATTTAAAGAGAATTTTCTTAAAAATATAGAAACTAAAACTTCTATTGAGTTTATGAAATCTCTAATTTATCCCTTTAAATCTTTTAATACAATTATAAAGGAAGAAATAGAGAGTTTTTTTGAAAATATAGAAGATATAAAAACAAATATAATAGAATGTTTCTTTATAGAAGGAAATGGGATTTTATTAAAAAATAAAGAAATGATTGATATAAAATTAGAAGCTATTTTACCTAAAATTAGTGAAGAAGAAATAGAAAATATGTTTAAAGAAGCTAAAGAAAATTCAATAAAAGAAGTTGATAATACAAGCTTTTTAGGAGAGGTTGCAAATATTTTGACTTTTGGTTGGTGGGGAAGAAGTATTGATAAAGTTCCAGATATAAAAAAAGAAAAAGAGTTGATATATGAAAATATTAAATCAAAAATATCAGAAATAACTCCAGAAATTCAAAGAGAAGTAATGGATGATATAAAAAATGGTTTAAAGAAATATACAGAAGTAGTAAAATCTAATTTAAAAGATGCTAGAAGTAGATTAGATTCATTTTCAAAGCAACTTGAAGATACAAAGAAGGCTGAAAAAGCTATAGAAATAACTAAGAATATAGATATTTTCTATGCTGAAAGTATAAAAAGCCTTAATGAAAGCTTTGATGATGTAAATGCAATTATATAA
- a CDS encoding DUF1385 domain-containing protein, whose amino-acid sequence MSNNNRASIGGQAVIEGVMMRGTECLATAVRRPSGEIVYKKTKLIGKNNSLVKKPFIRGVLMLFESLVIGVKELTFSANQAGEDDEKLSDKEAVFTTIFSLALGIGIFIVLPSIVGSFFFPTNRMYANLTEAILRLIIFVGYIWGISFSKEVGRVFEYHGAEHKSIYTYENGLELTPENAKKFTTLHPRCGTSFLFIVMFIAIIVFSVIDFILPMPTNLFTKFLLKVVVRILLMPVIASLAYELQKYSSCHLNNPLIKLISFPGLALQKITTREPDLDELEVAMVAIKASLGQKIDNATEVFE is encoded by the coding sequence ATGAGTAATAATAATAGAGCTTCCATAGGAGGACAAGCTGTTATTGAAGGTGTGATGATGAGAGGAACTGAATGTCTCGCAACAGCAGTAAGAAGACCTTCTGGGGAAATTGTATATAAAAAGACAAAATTAATTGGTAAAAATAATAGTCTTGTTAAAAAACCTTTTATAAGAGGAGTATTAATGTTATTTGAATCTCTTGTAATTGGGGTTAAAGAACTTACTTTCTCTGCTAATCAAGCAGGAGAAGATGATGAAAAACTAAGTGATAAAGAAGCTGTGTTCACTACAATATTTTCACTGGCTTTGGGAATAGGAATATTTATAGTTTTACCATCAATAGTTGGAAGTTTTTTCTTCCCAACAAATAGAATGTATGCCAATTTAACAGAAGCGATTCTAAGACTTATAATATTTGTAGGATATATTTGGGGGATTTCTTTTTCAAAAGAAGTTGGTAGAGTTTTTGAATATCATGGTGCTGAGCATAAATCTATATATACCTATGAAAATGGGCTTGAATTGACACCAGAAAATGCTAAAAAATTTACAACATTGCACCCAAGATGTGGAACAAGTTTCTTATTTATAGTGATGTTTATAGCAATTATAGTATTTTCTGTAATAGATTTTATCTTACCTATGCCTACAAATTTATTTACTAAATTTTTATTAAAGGTGGTAGTTAGAATTTTACTTATGCCTGTAATAGCAAGTTTGGCTTATGAATTACAAAAATATAGTAGTTGCCATTTGAATAATCCATTGATAAAACTAATTTCGTTTCCAGGACTTGCTTTACAAAAGATTACAACAAGAGAACCTGATTTAGATGAATTAGAAGTTGCAATGGTAGCAATTAAGGCTTCACTTGGACAAAAAATAGATAATGCAACAGAAGTTTTTGAATAA
- a CDS encoding type II toxin-antitoxin system death-on-curing family toxin has translation MIILSKEQILNLHSQLIKKFGGIDGIRDEGLLESALNNSYGAYFGLENYPTVEEKAARLAYSLTKNHPFLDGNKRIGVLIMLVFLEINKMELTCSDEQLTDLGLKIAASLKTYEDILEFINIHKKVF, from the coding sequence ATGATTATATTATCTAAAGAACAAATTTTAAATCTACACTCTCAATTAATTAAAAAATTTGGTGGAATTGATGGTATAAGAGATGAAGGACTTTTAGAAAGTGCTCTAAACAATAGTTATGGTGCATATTTTGGATTAGAAAATTATCCCACAGTGGAAGAAAAAGCTGCAAGATTAGCTTATTCTTTAACTAAAAATCATCCTTTTCTTGATGGAAATAAAAGAATAGGAGTTTTAATTATGCTAGTTTTTTTAGAAATTAATAAAATGGAGTTAACTTGTAGTGACGAACAACTTACAGATTTAGGTTTAAAAATAGCTGCCTCTTTAAAAACTTATGAAGACATTTTAGAATTTATAAATATTCATAAGAAAGTATTTTAA
- a CDS encoding Rrf2 family transcriptional regulator has translation MKLKNEIEYVFRILNYLSLQDKDKIVTSSEIAENENIPHLFSIRVLKKMEKKGLLKIFKGANGGYKLNREPKDITLRDAVETIEDEIIIKDRSCVAGQTSCSIIFEALEKVENNFLKNLEKVNFQELTCPHVPLKIEDEIK, from the coding sequence ATGAAATTAAAAAATGAGATTGAATATGTGTTTAGAATTTTAAATTATCTATCTTTACAGGATAAGGATAAAATAGTTACATCATCAGAAATTGCTGAAAATGAAAATATTCCACATTTATTTAGTATCAGAGTATTAAAAAAGATGGAGAAAAAAGGACTTTTAAAAATATTTAAAGGTGCTAATGGTGGATATAAATTGAATAGAGAACCAAAAGATATCACTTTAAGAGATGCAGTTGAAACTATTGAAGATGAAATTATAATAAAGGATAGAAGCTGTGTTGCTGGGCAAACAAGTTGTTCTATTATTTTTGAAGCACTTGAAAAGGTTGAAAATAATTTTTTAAAAAACTTAGAAAAAGTTAATTTTCAAGAATTAACTTGTCCTCATGTACCACTAAAAATTGAAGATGAAATTAAATAG
- a CDS encoding UvrD-helicase domain-containing protein, whose protein sequence is MSEIILSNEQISVARYSENGVIRVNGGPGSGKTLVAVKRAIFLAKDYKYAEKEDKILFLFYNKSLKNTVQKLFDSDENYKEVKDKIEIESIDSFFVKEYLNKLNEEFLTFLKSAKNNKDFKRSFEEDRKERIENILNLRKDEFKRFSPKDTEFVLSEIDWLRNCCYTKKEEYIETSRLGRGNQPKLSKTDKEEIYKILDLYRGSRERTLRYTDFYDIALLFLFYYEKEENKGKIKKYNHIIVDEAQDLSKIHFRFINLICEISKISGNTMSLFMDKNQSIYSAQAWIYGSRTLKQVGINVNKSFNLNRAYRNVKEIFDVAKKLVPEMKLDEDNSNAKNKNLTLTFSVDRGIKPFYIKYSAPEDRLEHLCRNIKILVAEFNYKYDDISIIALKDKNMKEIEKYLKKYSIQYIRKNKSINSNAVNITTYYSSKGTENKVIFIPNIDELSPDDLVEFYPDKTSYEILDELRKLLYIGMTRATEVLVMSSLKEENEYLKDLLNVFNFEKDFISIDSDTNDFYNVFNSEINKNENIEKNINKFTEIKEVIQEEKISDIAIKNELENLKAVDTNDKIIKIEEQIEKTFPLAQKSTKIGLIKAEKLFLKLDKEDEYLGTEAFEYLKSLECEIRTYYITIHEKYIKDNYNKNEKLSIILNELKDYTEFKTAIKDCLKYKVFDERNDLAHEYNEYNYDNLLKVRELVREKLLPKFIKAFKKFNTNKEIEEFVIIGRLETEYNKVDIKRKKYYTYYIVDEENNEFPAFSINKYEQNKTYKLSCNKLMLKGNEYYRIVSAF, encoded by the coding sequence ATGAGTGAAATAATTTTATCTAATGAGCAAATATCTGTTGCTAGATATTCAGAAAATGGGGTTATTAGAGTTAATGGTGGACCGGGTAGTGGAAAAACTTTGGTTGCAGTTAAAAGAGCTATCTTTTTAGCAAAAGACTATAAATATGCAGAAAAAGAGGATAAAATTCTATTTCTTTTCTATAATAAAAGTTTAAAAAATACTGTACAAAAACTATTCGATTCAGATGAAAATTATAAAGAAGTAAAAGATAAAATTGAAATAGAAAGTATAGATAGTTTTTTTGTTAAAGAGTATTTGAATAAACTCAATGAAGAATTTCTTACATTTTTAAAAAGTGCAAAAAATAATAAGGATTTTAAGAGATCATTTGAAGAGGATAGAAAAGAAAGAATAGAAAATATTTTAAATTTAAGAAAAGATGAATTTAAAAGATTTTCTCCCAAAGACACCGAATTTGTTTTAAGTGAAATAGATTGGTTAAGAAATTGTTGTTACACAAAAAAAGAGGAATATATTGAAACTTCAAGGCTTGGTAGAGGTAATCAACCAAAATTAAGTAAGACAGATAAAGAGGAAATCTATAAGATACTAGATTTATACAGAGGTAGTAGAGAAAGAACTTTAAGGTATACAGATTTTTATGATATTGCCTTATTATTTTTATTCTATTATGAAAAAGAGGAGAATAAAGGAAAAATAAAAAAATATAATCACATTATAGTTGACGAAGCACAAGATTTATCTAAGATACATTTTAGATTTATCAATTTAATATGTGAAATTTCAAAAATTTCTGGAAATACAATGTCATTATTTATGGACAAAAATCAAAGTATATATTCAGCTCAGGCTTGGATATATGGAAGTAGAACTTTAAAACAAGTAGGAATTAATGTTAATAAGAGTTTTAATCTAAATAGAGCATATAGAAATGTAAAAGAAATCTTTGATGTAGCAAAAAAATTAGTGCCTGAAATGAAACTTGATGAGGATAATTCAAATGCTAAGAATAAAAATTTAACTTTAACTTTTAGCGTAGATAGAGGAATAAAACCTTTTTATATAAAATATTCTGCTCCTGAGGATAGATTAGAACATTTATGTAGGAATATAAAAATTTTAGTGGCTGAGTTTAATTATAAATATGATGATATCTCTATTATTGCTTTAAAAGATAAAAATATGAAAGAGATAGAGAAATATTTAAAAAAATACTCAATACAATATATTAGAAAAAATAAATCTATAAACTCAAATGCTGTCAATATTACAACCTATTATTCATCAAAAGGAACAGAAAATAAGGTAATTTTTATTCCTAATATAGATGAATTAAGTCCTGATGATTTAGTTGAATTTTACCCTGATAAGACAAGTTATGAAATATTAGATGAGCTAAGAAAGTTATTGTATATTGGAATGACAAGAGCAACAGAAGTGTTAGTTATGTCTTCTTTAAAAGAAGAAAATGAATATTTAAAAGATTTATTAAATGTATTCAATTTTGAAAAAGATTTTATCAGTATTGATTCAGATACTAACGATTTTTATAATGTTTTTAATTCTGAAATAAATAAAAATGAAAATATAGAGAAAAATATCAATAAATTTACAGAAATTAAAGAAGTTATACAAGAAGAAAAAATAAGTGATATAGCTATTAAAAATGAATTAGAAAATTTAAAAGCTGTTGATACCAATGATAAAATTATAAAAATTGAGGAACAGATAGAAAAGACATTTCCTTTGGCACAAAAATCAACAAAAATAGGTTTAATTAAGGCTGAAAAACTTTTTTTAAAACTAGATAAAGAAGATGAATATTTAGGGACTGAAGCTTTTGAGTATTTAAAATCTCTTGAATGTGAAATAAGAACTTATTATATAACAATACATGAAAAATATATAAAAGATAATTATAATAAGAATGAAAAACTTTCTATTATATTAAATGAATTAAAAGATTATACTGAATTTAAAACTGCTATAAAAGACTGTTTAAAATATAAAGTGTTTGATGAAAGAAATGATTTAGCACATGAATATAATGAGTATAATTATGATAATTTACTTAAAGTTAGAGAATTGGTTAGAGAGAAACTACTTCCAAAATTTATAAAAGCATTTAAAAAGTTTAATACAAATAAAGAAATAGAAGAATTTGTCATTATTGGAAGACTTGAAACAGAATACAATAAAGTGGATATAAAAAGAAAAAAATATTATACTTACTATATTGTAGATGAAGAAAATAATGAATTTCCTGCTTTTTCTATAAATAAATATGAACAAAATAAAACTTATAAATTATCATGCAATAAGTTGATGTTAAAAGGTAATGAATATTACAGGATAGTTTCAGCATTTTAA
- a CDS encoding ATP-binding protein: MNNDKALIVEKEKIQNIINFNNDIFNQITLKFGQNFYPTTIKDNDLNNLEIENSQKFLSNLEFYRIYECITENTDDLFEYFVNKVQKIFTMFYSLNKEFYYGIVSKKNKVNLVIGFEIEKFSDEMKKTIEGNINGIKLEKFNEDFTSFKAKENYIGYLTGVPDIKLDGKIQNKDISSLIRSLNGENYIIMTLCRPLQKNEILNRVNEIINIKDASTSISKRTVSIQKSLTDGESNTEGQTKTNSVGYSTTGSISAGIQLSGIPGMPGTPFIGASVSQSRSTNYSTSNSSSITKSFSETEGQSVSLDIQNGWAMEMIKISETILERMRIGMNIGMWETLTTYSSDNELVAKIIGGRLYSEISSNLSTSLVPQKIDFKKNNEILFIPKDFNTYEKDKTYGSFVTSEELCAICSIPSENIPNFEIKKSKLYSLTYNEANNSQSIGNICEYDKILENTEFSLSESDINKHTFVCGMTGMGKTNTVKMILDKINKPFLVIEPAKKEYRNINKEKKVYTLGNVKLNSLRLNPFYILPGINPQQHIDLLKDLFSASFALYGPMPYIVEKCLSTVYEKKGWNLFFGYHPYLIDIKDRRNAFNEDKINEKYSEIAHKYLFPTMQDLKNEVDEYVESMEYDKELKGNIKSAINARIDSLCVGSKGYIFNSNSVPDFNKLFSENTVLELEGLGDDADKSFSMGLVIIFLNEYMQVKKELENTTGLKHILVIEEAHRLLKNTNSEGNENFGNPKGKAVEHFTNMLAEMRSYGEGIIVSEQIPTKLAPDVIKNSSNKIVHRLASKDDQEIMANTIGLKSEEAIYIGNQKTGYALCSKEGLYQPLMIKIKRIEDKKFSNSKLYNDKQEDKFLEIDRTMLNGYFSLEIDMFSINMLLSLMYFYDISKINSNITKIYEKFENLIFSKSISVVSNDMNKLMKECIIERIFSQLTGGIFRYRKLPSSEFLNLLKDKLMQKYLSENDIAILQEKFKEFYKEKSEKKAIRFITYIATNILGKIKNEKLKNNDDFEKICKDLLLIENEIGIKKIRDRIKENE; encoded by the coding sequence ATGAATAATGATAAAGCTTTAATTGTTGAAAAAGAAAAAATTCAAAATATAATAAATTTTAATAATGATATATTTAATCAAATAACATTAAAATTTGGTCAAAATTTTTATCCAACTACTATAAAAGACAATGACTTAAATAATCTAGAGATAGAAAATTCTCAAAAATTTTTATCAAATTTAGAATTTTATAGAATATATGAATGCATTACAGAAAATACAGATGATTTATTTGAATATTTTGTTAATAAAGTTCAAAAAATATTTACAATGTTTTATTCATTAAATAAAGAATTTTACTATGGAATTGTTAGTAAAAAAAATAAAGTTAATTTAGTAATTGGATTTGAAATAGAAAAATTTTCTGACGAGATGAAGAAAACAATAGAGGGTAATATTAATGGAATAAAATTAGAAAAATTTAATGAAGATTTTACTTCATTTAAAGCTAAAGAAAACTATATAGGATATTTAACAGGGGTTCCAGATATAAAATTAGATGGAAAAATTCAAAATAAAGATATTTCTTCTCTTATAAGAAGTTTAAATGGAGAAAACTATATAATAATGACTTTGTGTAGGCCTCTTCAAAAAAATGAAATTTTAAATAGAGTAAATGAAATTATCAATATAAAGGATGCTTCTACAAGTATATCAAAAAGAACAGTCTCTATACAAAAAAGTCTTACTGATGGTGAATCTAATACAGAGGGTCAGACAAAAACTAACTCAGTTGGATATAGTACAACTGGCAGTATAAGTGCTGGAATACAACTATCAGGAATACCTGGAATGCCTGGTACACCTTTTATAGGAGCATCAGTTTCTCAAAGTAGAAGTACAAATTATTCAACTTCTAATAGCTCTTCGATAACTAAATCTTTTAGTGAAACAGAAGGGCAATCAGTTTCCTTAGATATACAAAATGGTTGGGCTATGGAAATGATAAAAATATCAGAAACCATACTTGAAAGAATGAGAATTGGAATGAATATAGGGATGTGGGAAACTTTAACTACATATTCTTCTGATAATGAATTAGTAGCCAAAATAATAGGAGGAAGATTATACTCAGAAATATCTTCAAATCTTTCTACTAGCTTAGTACCACAGAAGATAGATTTTAAAAAGAATAATGAAATATTATTTATTCCTAAAGATTTTAATACATATGAAAAAGATAAAACTTATGGAAGTTTTGTAACATCAGAAGAACTATGTGCTATTTGCAGTATTCCTAGTGAAAATATTCCTAACTTTGAAATAAAAAAGTCTAAACTTTATTCTTTGACTTATAATGAAGCTAACAATAGTCAAAGTATTGGAAATATATGTGAATATGATAAAATATTAGAAAATACAGAATTTTCTTTAAGTGAATCTGATATTAATAAACATACTTTTGTATGTGGAATGACAGGGATGGGAAAAACAAATACTGTAAAAATGATATTAGATAAAATAAACAAACCTTTCTTAGTTATAGAACCTGCCAAAAAAGAATATAGAAATATTAACAAAGAGAAAAAGGTTTATACATTAGGAAATGTCAAACTTAATAGTTTAAGATTAAATCCTTTCTATATACTTCCAGGAATAAATCCTCAACAACATATTGATTTATTGAAAGATTTATTTTCTGCTTCATTTGCTCTATATGGTCCTATGCCATATATAGTTGAAAAATGTTTATCAACTGTCTATGAAAAGAAAGGATGGAATCTATTTTTTGGTTATCACCCATACTTAATTGATATTAAAGATAGAAGAAATGCTTTTAATGAGGATAAAATTAATGAAAAATACAGTGAGATAGCACATAAATATTTATTTCCTACTATGCAAGATTTAAAAAATGAAGTTGACGAATATGTTGAATCTATGGAATATGATAAGGAATTAAAAGGAAATATTAAAAGTGCAATTAATGCAAGAATTGATAGTTTATGCGTAGGTTCAAAAGGTTATATTTTTAATTCTAATAGTGTTCCTGATTTTAATAAATTATTTTCAGAAAATACAGTTCTTGAATTAGAGGGCTTAGGAGATGATGCTGATAAGTCTTTTTCTATGGGATTAGTTATTATATTTTTGAATGAGTATATGCAAGTAAAAAAAGAATTAGAAAATACTACTGGATTGAAACATATTTTAGTTATAGAAGAAGCTCATAGATTGCTAAAAAATACAAATTCTGAAGGTAATGAAAATTTTGGAAATCCTAAAGGAAAAGCAGTAGAACATTTTACAAATATGTTAGCAGAAATGAGATCTTATGGTGAAGGAATTATCGTATCAGAACAAATACCTACTAAATTAGCTCCAGATGTAATAAAAAACTCATCTAATAAGATTGTTCATAGATTGGCTTCTAAAGATGATCAAGAAATAATGGCAAACACTATTGGTTTAAAAAGTGAGGAAGCTATCTACATAGGAAATCAAAAAACAGGTTATGCTTTATGTAGCAAAGAAGGATTATACCAACCTTTAATGATAAAAATAAAAAGAATCGAAGATAAAAAATTTTCAAATAGCAAATTATATAATGATAAACAAGAAGATAAATTTTTAGAAATAGATAGAACTATGTTAAATGGATATTTTTCTTTAGAAATAGATATGTTTTCTATAAATATGTTATTATCTTTAATGTATTTTTACGATATTTCTAAAATAAATTCTAATATTACAAAAATTTATGAAAAATTTGAAAATTTAATTTTTTCAAAATCAATCTCTGTTGTTTCAAATGATATGAATAAATTAATGAAAGAATGTATTATAGAAAGAATTTTTTCTCAATTAACAGGAGGTATTTTTAGATATAGAAAATTACCTTCAAGTGAATTTTTAAATTTATTAAAAGATAAGTTAATGCAAAAATATCTATCTGAAAATGATATTGCTATTTTACAAGAAAAATTTAAAGAGTTTTATAAAGAAAAATCTGAAAAAAAAGCAATAAGATTTATTACTTATATTGCTACAAATATTTTAGGAAAAATTAAAAATGAGAAATTAAAAAATAATGATGACTTTGAAAAAATTTGTAAAGATTTATTGCTAATAGAAAATGAAATAGGAATAAAAAAAATAAGAGATAGAATTAAAGAAAACGAATAA
- a CDS encoding bifunctional glycosyltransferase family 2/GtrA family protein: protein MKKIIVLIPALNPPRQLIDYVKSLLDNGLKDILLVDDGSKEEFKEIFETIEKFPNANIKVFRHAKNLGKGRALKNAFNYFLTLPNLAEYSGVVTADSDGQHKVEDVINVAKEVEENPNKLILGCRDFDLEQVPPKSKFGNKITNGAFKLFYGKNISDTQTGLRGFPTAIIKDFLDIAGERFEYETKMLIYCFQKEIGIKEVLIETIYFDDNSETHFNPIIDSLKIYKVTLSPFLKYIASAISSFILDILSFKWILAILIAFGNIERATIITISTIVARIISSTFNFYLNKKFVFKYEKNTKKSLLKYYSLCIVQMLLSAIFVTMVWKYTKFPETSIKIVVDSILFLLSYFVQQRWVFKRK, encoded by the coding sequence ATGAAAAAAATTATAGTCTTAATACCAGCCTTAAACCCACCAAGGCAACTAATAGATTATGTAAAATCATTATTAGACAATGGCTTAAAAGATATTCTTTTGGTTGATGATGGAAGCAAGGAAGAATTTAAAGAAATATTTGAAACAATAGAAAAATTTCCAAATGCAAATATAAAAGTATTTAGACATGCAAAAAATTTAGGTAAAGGTAGAGCTTTAAAAAATGCTTTTAACTATTTTTTAACTTTACCTAATTTAGCTGAATACAGTGGAGTTGTTACAGCTGATTCTGATGGGCAACACAAGGTTGAAGATGTTATAAACGTTGCAAAGGAAGTGGAAGAAAATCCTAATAAATTAATTTTAGGTTGTAGAGATTTTGATTTAGAACAAGTGCCTCCAAAAAGCAAGTTTGGTAATAAAATTACAAATGGAGCTTTTAAATTATTTTATGGTAAAAATATTTCAGATACTCAAACAGGTTTAAGAGGTTTTCCAACTGCTATAATAAAAGATTTTCTTGATATAGCAGGAGAAAGATTTGAATATGAAACAAAGATGTTAATTTATTGTTTTCAAAAAGAAATTGGTATAAAAGAGGTTTTAATTGAAACGATATACTTTGATGATAATTCAGAAACACATTTTAATCCTATAATAGATTCTTTAAAAATATATAAGGTTACTTTATCACCATTTTTGAAATACATAGCTTCTGCTATTTCATCATTTATTTTAGATATTTTATCTTTTAAATGGATTTTAGCTATATTAATAGCTTTTGGAAATATAGAGAGAGCAACTATTATTACCATTTCAACAATAGTTGCAAGAATAATATCTTCAACTTTTAATTTTTATTTGAATAAAAAGTTTGTTTTTAAATATGAGAAAAATACAAAAAAATCTCTTTTAAAATATTATAGTTTATGTATAGTACAAATGTTATTATCTGCCATTTTCGTTACTATGGTTTGGAAATATACGAAATTTCCAGAAACAAGTATAAAAATAGTTGTAGATAGTATTTTATTCTTATTAAGTTATTTTGTTCAACAAAGATGGGTATTTAAAAGAAAATAA